The genome window TCTGATTTACATTTAATTCATGGAATGATGCCAAACTTACAAGAAAATTATGTGATTGGCCATGAACCGATGGGAATAGTTGAAGAGGTTGGACCAGAAGTGACAAAAGTTAAAAAGGGTGACCGGGTTATTATTCCTTTCAATATTGCCTGTGGGGAATGCCAGTACTGCAAAAGTAATTTAGAAAGTCAATGTGACAATTCCAATGATAATGGAGATGTTGGTGCTTATTTTGGCTATTCAGGCAATGCTGGTGATTATCCAGGCGGACAAGCAGAGTATTTAAGGGTTCCTTTCGCAAATTTCACTCACTTTAAGATTCCAGAAACTTGTGAAGAACCGGATGAAAAATTGACGGTTATTGCCGATGCAATGACAACTGGATATTGGAGTGTAGATAATGCAGGTGTGAAAGATGGAGATACAGTCATAGTGTTTGGGTGTGGACCAGTTGGATTATTTGCGCAAAAATTCGCATGGCTGAAAGGGGCAAAACGCGTCATTGCTGTCGATTATGTTGATTATCGTCTACAGCATGCGAAACGTACAAATAAGGTAGAAATTGTTAATTTTGAACAGGTAGAAAATGTGGGTGCTTACTTAAAAGAACTCACAAAAGGCGGTGCCGATGTGGTGATTGATGCTGTTGGCATGGATGGAAAAATGAGTGATATGGAATTTCTAGCGAGCGGCATGAAGCTGCAAGGCGGTACAATGAGCGCTCTTGTGATGGCTGCCCAAGCGGTTCGGAAATGTGGAACCATTCAAATTACTGGCGTTTATGGCGGCAGATATAATGCTTTTCCATTAGGAGATATCATGCAGCGCAATGTCAATATTCGTACTGGACAAGCACCTGTTATTCATTACATGCCATATATGTTTGAATTAGTTTCTACTGGAAAAATTGATCCGAGTGATGTCGTAAGTCACGTATTACCATTGAGTGAAGCAAAACGAGGCTATGAAATTTTTGATACGAAAATGGATAATTGTATAAAAGTTGTCTTAAAACCATAAGAAAGGCAGGAGTATGAAATGGATTATGTACTACATGAAGTATTAGAAGTTCAAGAACTAGCTACATTCAAAACGATTTGCATAACAAAAGCTAAAACGATGCGCGCACTTGTTTCCGATCCACAATTAAAAGAATTAATGCTGCAAGATGTGGATATATCAACAAGGCAGCTACAGGAATTTTCATCTATTTTATCGAAGGCGCAAGAAATGCCAGGAATTGGGGGAGAGAACGGATGAATTCCATTATTGAATATTTTACAGGTATGGATGCATTAACAGATCAAATGATTGCAACAGATCTATTAATTTCTGCCAAGAGCGGAATTAGAAATTATTCTATGGCCATCACAGAAACGGGACATCCGGAGATAAAAGAAATCCTTGTCCGCCATCTAAATGAAGCACTTGACTTACATGAACAACTATCCAGTTATATGGCTGAAAAAGGGTGGTACCATGCATGGGATCCAAAGGAACAAGTGAACTTTAATTTGCAAAACATTCATACTGCTTTAAACTTACCGATACTTTAAGATATAGAAGGAACTCGTTTGTTTGAACAGTTCCTTTTTTCTTTTGGGAAAAGTTGTAACTATAAAACAAAGTAATTAGGGAGAATAGTTAAAATATTTACTTGTAATGTAGTATAAAAGCTGATTAGTAAAGTAACTTTTTGAAAAGTGAGAATAATTATTGAAACCCCTTACAATTAATGTTAATATGCCTATATACCAGCTGTGATTATTAGTCAGATAGAAAACTTTATTACATAAACAATTCGCTGAAGGAAGAACTGTAAGATTCAACATGCTGAAAGTTTGAACATAGCGAATCAGTCAAATGTTACTTACACAGGGAGCTGCGTTATTGGTTTTAAAGAATGGAGGAGCATAAAAAGCAGAAGCTTATATTCCTAAAGATAATCTGTCAGCAATTTAGGAAGAAAGAAAATTTATTTGATAGCATCTTTTATGAATGGACTGTGGCACAGGGATAGGAATGAATGCGAAAGGAATATCAGTAAACGGAAAAATCAAAGAATGCTGGGAGGAGAGGATTACTATGTCGAAAATTACATTTCTTGGTGCAGGAAGTACCGTATTTGCTAAAAATGTTCTTGGAGATTGTATGTTCGTTGATGCCTTAGAAGGATATGAGTTTGCGTTATATGATATTGATAAACAGCGTTTACAGGATTCGGAACAAATGCTTACTAATTTGCAGGAAAGTCTAGGAAAAAACATTATCGTAAAAGCGTATACGGATCGAAAAGAGTCTTTGAGAGGAGCTAAGTATGTAATCAATGCGATTCAGGTAGGCGGCTATAAACCAAGTACGGTAATTGATTTTGAAATCCCCAAAAAATATGGCTTACGACAAACGATTGCCGATACAGTCGGTATTGGGGGATATTTAGAAATTTACGAACTATTCCCGTTATGCTTGATTTTGCAAAAGACATGGAAGAAGTTTGTCCAGATGCCTTATTCTTAAATTACACAAACCCTATGGCTGTGCTAACCGGAGTTATGAATCGTTTCACGCCGATTAAAACAATTGGACTGTGTCATAGTGTGCAAATTTGTATAAAAGAATTATTTGAAGCAGTAGGGATGGACCGAACAGGAGTGAAAGAGAAAATTGCCGGTATAAATCATATGGCATGGCTTCTTGAAGTAAGCAAGGATGGAGTTGATTTATATCCAGAAATTAAGCGGAGAGCTCGTGAATTGCAAAATACAAAGCATGGCGATATGGTTCGATTTGAATTGATGGATAAGTTTGGTTATTATGTAACAGAGTCATCTGAACATAATGCGGAATATCATCCGTATTTTATTAAATCTCGTTATCCTGAGTTAATTGACCGTTTCAATATTCCATTAGATGAATATCCTCGTCGCTGTGAAAAGCAAATTAATGATTGGGTTGCAATGAGAGAGGATCTAGTTAACAATAAAGCCTTGGAACATGTTCGTTCCCGTGAATATGGATCACGCATTATCGAAGCGATTGAAACAGATATCCCCTTTAAATTTGGTGGCAATGTGCTTAATACAGGAAGATTGATCAGCAATCTGCCGGAAAAAGCATGTGTAGAGGTTCCTTGTATTGCGGATCGAAGCGGGATTACTCCAACCTATGTAGGAGATCTCCCTGAACAGCTTGCAGCTTTAAACCGGACAAATATTAACACACAATTGCTGACAATTGAAGCAGCAATGACATTGAAAAAGGAATATATTTACCAGGCGGCAATGCTTGATCCACATACAGCTTCTGA of Niallia circulans contains these proteins:
- a CDS encoding spore coat protein, with amino-acid sequence MNSIIEYFTGMDALTDQMIATDLLISAKSGIRNYSMAITETGHPEIKEILVRHLNEALDLHEQLSSYMAEKGWYHAWDPKEQVNFNLQNIHTALNLPIL
- a CDS encoding zinc-dependent alcohol dehydrogenase is translated as MKAVTYQGIKNVEVKEVEDPKILKPDDMIIKVTSTAICGSDLHLIHGMMPNLQENYVIGHEPMGIVEEVGPEVTKVKKGDRVIIPFNIACGECQYCKSNLESQCDNSNDNGDVGAYFGYSGNAGDYPGGQAEYLRVPFANFTHFKIPETCEEPDEKLTVIADAMTTGYWSVDNAGVKDGDTVIVFGCGPVGLFAQKFAWLKGAKRVIAVDYVDYRLQHAKRTNKVEIVNFEQVENVGAYLKELTKGGADVVIDAVGMDGKMSDMEFLASGMKLQGGTMSALVMAAQAVRKCGTIQITGVYGGRYNAFPLGDIMQRNVNIRTGQAPVIHYMPYMFELVSTGKIDPSDVVSHVLPLSEAKRGYEIFDTKMDNCIKVVLKP